A window of Sphingobacterium sp. SRCM116780 contains these coding sequences:
- a CDS encoding DHCW motif cupin fold protein: protein MSNILFENIDWNNIPKVQHKGETGVAIWQTMQYEGLRLRMVEYSSGYLADHWCEKGHIVYCVDGEFESELKNGSIFKLEKGMSYIVSDDLSSHCSSSKNGVKLFIIDGDFLKNKPKI from the coding sequence ATGAGTAACATTTTATTTGAAAATATCGATTGGAATAACATTCCAAAAGTTCAACACAAAGGAGAGACTGGTGTTGCAATTTGGCAGACGATGCAATATGAAGGATTGAGATTGCGAATGGTAGAATATTCTTCTGGTTATCTCGCAGATCACTGGTGCGAAAAAGGACATATCGTATATTGTGTAGATGGAGAATTTGAAAGTGAACTTAAAAATGGGAGTATTTTTAAATTAGAAAAAGGTATGTCTTACATCGTATCAGATGATTTAAGCTCACATTGTTCCAGTAGCAAAAATGGTGTAAAATTGTTCATCATAGATGGTGATTTTTTGAAAAACAAACCGAAAATTTAA
- a CDS encoding oxaloacetate decarboxylase: MKSQYDKAVIFSELHKEKSAFIMPNPWDIGSAKILSSYGFKALATSGAAFALSNGADDNSLALEKVLVHLRELTSATDLPVSADLGYGFFDSPKNIYDTILRAAETGIVGASIEDTNSNKNYPFELAVERVKAASEAAKSLNFPFILTARADNYFIGNPDLDDTIKRLQAYQRAGADVLFAPGIILKEEIESVISSIDKPLNVFMGLKGGTLSFEELSKIGVRRISLGASLYRNAMSSFIKSIQHIKSGQFDFANDSLSFQEINTLIQK, from the coding sequence ATGAAAAGTCAATATGACAAAGCAGTTATTTTTAGTGAATTACACAAAGAGAAATCAGCTTTTATTATGCCTAATCCATGGGATATTGGAAGTGCAAAGATTTTAAGTTCTTATGGTTTTAAAGCGTTAGCCACTTCTGGTGCTGCATTTGCATTGTCAAATGGAGCTGATGATAATTCATTAGCTCTGGAAAAGGTATTAGTTCATTTAAGAGAGCTTACCTCAGCGACTGATTTACCTGTGAGTGCCGATTTGGGTTACGGTTTTTTTGATAGCCCCAAAAATATTTATGATACTATACTAAGAGCAGCTGAAACTGGAATTGTTGGTGCTTCAATTGAAGATACAAATTCAAATAAAAATTATCCTTTTGAACTTGCAGTAGAAAGAGTAAAAGCTGCTTCAGAAGCAGCCAAAAGCCTAAATTTTCCTTTTATACTAACTGCTCGTGCAGATAATTATTTTATTGGTAATCCAGATTTAGACGATACAATAAAACGTTTACAGGCATATCAAAGAGCGGGAGCCGATGTTCTCTTTGCTCCAGGAATAATCTTAAAAGAAGAAATTGAATCTGTAATAAGCTCCATTGATAAACCTTTGAATGTATTTATGGGATTAAAAGGTGGTACTTTAAGTTTTGAAGAGCTATCAAAGATTGGTGTAAGACGTATTAGTCTAGGGGCCTCACTTTATAGAAATGCGATGAGCAGTTTTATCAAATCGATACAACATATTAAATCAGGTCAATTCGATTTTGCAAATGATTCGTTAAGCTTTCAGGAAATTAATACTTTAATCCAAAAGTAG